A portion of the Acidisarcina polymorpha genome contains these proteins:
- the cobU gene encoding bifunctional adenosylcobinamide kinase/adenosylcobinamide-phosphate guanylyltransferase, giving the protein MQQIQGSQQIQGNSVILVLGGVRSGKSRYAQQLADQSSRVVFVATAERRDDEEMHRKIARHRSERPAHWITVEEPLAVGRIVRSHERDCDTILVDCLTLFGSNLLESYENDEPGLQAQIDDLCMALKTVPCRVILVSNEVGSGVVPAYALGRRFRDLIGEVNQRVAAVADTVLLMVAGLPLTIKGSLDGAQR; this is encoded by the coding sequence ATGCAGCAGATCCAGGGAAGTCAGCAGATCCAAGGAAATTCGGTCATCCTTGTCTTAGGCGGCGTCCGCAGCGGCAAGAGCCGCTACGCGCAACAACTGGCGGATCAATCCAGCCGGGTCGTATTTGTTGCCACCGCGGAGCGGCGCGACGACGAAGAGATGCACCGTAAGATCGCCCGTCATCGCTCGGAACGGCCAGCCCACTGGATCACCGTCGAGGAGCCTCTCGCCGTCGGCCGAATCGTGCGTTCGCACGAGCGTGACTGCGACACGATCCTGGTCGACTGTCTCACCCTTTTTGGCTCCAACCTGCTCGAGTCCTACGAAAACGACGAACCCGGCTTGCAGGCCCAGATTGACGATCTCTGCATGGCGCTCAAAACGGTCCCATGTCGCGTGATTTTAGTATCGAACGAAGTCGGGAGTGGCGTTGTCCCCGCGTATGCACTGGGCCGCCGCTTTCGCGATCTGATCGGTGAAGTCAACCAGCGCGTTGCGGCGGTTGCTGATACCGTCCTGCTGATGGTTGCTGGATTGCCATTAACCATAAAAGGTTCGTTGGACGGAGCGCAACGATGA
- a CDS encoding ATP-binding protein translates to MRPATYPFAAIVGQSEMKLALLLAAVDWRLGVLLRGDKGSGKTTTARALAALLPAPAPFINLPVGATEDRLLGGLHLEQTLKGNPVLKPGMLSEAHGGVLYVDEVNLLPGHLGDALLDAAASGVHVLERDGFSASHPAQFVLLGSMNPEEGSLRPQLLDRFALSVTVAAPVDLAERRLVLEHRIAFEHDPVQFTERWSGDQQGLRNRIAAARAALDQTACSSAVLGEISAAVCERGVRSMRADLAVVRAAIAYAALNGDASVESLHVAAVLPLALNHRLREGVRSSTPQYPPQAAPQQPSPPENAPDSGAEPAIERIFPPRLAQTPAIEANFSAVAGSGGRPRLDASFLGPVAGNRRSSGPVELDLLATLSHSLRETGSAQPRLEDLQERVRKSRAGTRYLFVIDSSGSHAAQQKMRTVKGAISSLLTRSFKRDDEVAMVVFRGVSAEVLLEPTQVLADAFTKLEYLPTGGRTPLAAALDLARNLVTPSTLLILLTDGRANIPLHGGDAWQEAAEIAAGIHCKAIVVDTESAGPRVGRCTELAEMMGARYLTLGELGQAEDAPIEIAQARNGR, encoded by the coding sequence ATGAGACCGGCTACCTACCCATTTGCGGCAATCGTCGGTCAAAGCGAGATGAAGCTCGCTCTTCTGCTCGCCGCAGTCGATTGGCGGCTGGGCGTGTTGCTGCGGGGAGACAAGGGCTCCGGCAAAACCACCACGGCGCGGGCGCTCGCTGCATTGCTGCCGGCTCCGGCGCCTTTTATCAATCTTCCGGTCGGGGCTACGGAAGACCGGCTGTTGGGAGGGCTCCACCTCGAGCAGACGCTCAAGGGGAACCCGGTCCTCAAACCGGGCATGCTTTCGGAGGCGCACGGCGGCGTCCTCTACGTGGATGAGGTGAACCTGCTACCCGGGCACCTCGGCGACGCGTTACTTGACGCCGCCGCCAGCGGCGTCCATGTATTGGAGCGAGACGGGTTCAGCGCCAGTCATCCAGCGCAGTTCGTCCTGCTCGGAAGCATGAATCCGGAAGAAGGCTCTCTGCGTCCCCAGTTGCTTGATCGCTTCGCGCTATCGGTCACCGTCGCTGCTCCCGTTGATCTTGCCGAACGCCGGCTGGTTCTCGAGCATAGGATCGCTTTTGAGCACGATCCCGTTCAATTCACGGAGAGATGGTCCGGAGACCAGCAGGGGTTGCGCAATCGGATCGCCGCTGCCAGAGCCGCTCTCGACCAGACGGCTTGCTCGAGCGCCGTGCTTGGAGAGATCAGCGCCGCCGTATGCGAGCGTGGCGTCCGCTCGATGCGCGCTGATTTGGCGGTGGTGCGGGCGGCCATCGCTTATGCCGCTCTCAACGGCGATGCTTCGGTTGAGTCACTGCACGTTGCCGCGGTCTTACCGCTAGCCCTGAATCATCGACTGCGCGAGGGTGTGCGTTCGTCAACCCCGCAATATCCTCCGCAAGCAGCTCCGCAACAACCGTCTCCACCGGAGAATGCTCCGGACTCAGGCGCCGAACCTGCCATCGAACGCATCTTCCCTCCTCGCCTGGCGCAAACGCCGGCGATCGAGGCTAACTTTAGCGCAGTGGCTGGCAGCGGAGGAAGACCGAGGCTGGACGCATCGTTTCTAGGCCCAGTTGCTGGAAATAGGCGGTCGAGCGGACCCGTCGAGCTTGATCTGCTTGCCACTCTGAGTCATAGCCTGCGCGAGACCGGAAGTGCACAGCCACGGCTTGAGGATTTGCAGGAACGGGTGAGGAAATCACGCGCGGGAACCCGCTATCTCTTCGTGATCGATTCGAGTGGCTCCCACGCCGCTCAACAAAAGATGCGGACGGTTAAGGGCGCGATCTCCAGCCTGCTGACACGCTCGTTCAAGCGTGACGACGAAGTTGCCATGGTCGTGTTCCGGGGCGTCTCCGCTGAGGTGCTTCTGGAGCCGACACAGGTACTTGCTGACGCATTCACTAAGCTGGAATATCTTCCTACGGGTGGCCGAACCCCTTTGGCCGCCGCCCTCGATCTTGCGCGAAATTTGGTCACCCCATCCACACTCCTTATTCTGCTTACGGACGGCCGGGCCAATATTCCTCTTCATGGTGGAGATGCTTGGCAGGAAGCCGCAGAAATAGCCGCCGGGATCCACTGCAAGGCAATCGTCGTGGACACCGAGAGCGCGGGGCCGCGGGTTGGCAGATGCACTGAACTGGCGGAAATGATGGGCGCGCGTTACCTGACGCTCGGTGAACTTGGGCAGGCAGAGGATGCACCAATCGAGATCGCTCAAGCCAGGAATGGGCGATGA